The region CTGCCGGCGCGGTGCCTGCTGCTGCCCGCTCATGCCGCCGCCTCCGCCGCGAGCTGCGATTCGACGATCTCGCGATAGGTCTCGCACGTCTCGACGAGATCGTCGTGCGTGCCGATCCCCACGGCGCGGCCGTGGTCGAGGACGACGATCTGGTCGGCATGCTGGATCGTCGAGACGCGCTGCGCGACGACGAGCTTGGTGGCGTCGGGCAGGTGCGTGTCGAGCGCCTGGCGGAGCGCGGCATCCGTCCGCAGATCGAGCGCCGAGAACGAGTCGTCGAAGATGTACACCTCGGGCCGCTTCGCCAGAGCCCGGGCGATCGCGAGGCGCTGACGCTGCCCGCCCGACACGTTCGTGCCGCCCTGAGCGATCGGCGCGTCGAGTCCCTCGGGCATCGCCTCGACGAAGTCCCGGCCCTGGGCGAGCTCGAGCGAGCGCCAGAGCTCCTCGTCGGTGGCGTCGGCGTCTCCGTAGCGGAGGTTCGAGGCGACGGTGCCCGAGAAGAGGAACGCCCGCTGCGGCACGAGCCCGATGCGGCTCCACAGGTCGTCGGGGTCGTACGCGCGCACGTCGACGCCGTCGAGGCGGACAGCTCCCCCGGTGACGTCGAACAGTCGGGGCACGAGCCCGATGAGGGTCGTCTTCCCCGCGCCGGTCGAGCCGATGACGGCCGTCGTGGTTCCCGGCTCGACCGTGAAGGTGAGGTCGTGGATGACGGCGTCGTCGGCACCCGGGTAGGCGAAGTCGACGTGGTCGAACTCGATGCGGCCCGCGGGGACGGGAAGGGCGGATGCCTCGGCCGGCGCCGTCACGCTCGGGTCGGTGTCGAGCACCTCGCCGATGCGGTTGGCGCACACCGCGGCGCGCGGGATCATCACGAACATGAAGGTCGCCATCATGACGCCCATGAGGATCTGCATGAGGTAGGTGAGGAAGGCGAAGAGCGTGCCGATCTGCACCCCGTTCTCCTGCACCTGGAACGCGCCGAACCAGATGACCGCGACGCTCGAGACGTTCATCACGAGCATGACGGCGGGGAACATCAGCGCCATGAGGTTGCCCGCGCGCAGCGCCGTGTCCATCACGTCGTCACTGGCCTGCGAGAACCGCGCCCGCTCCTCGCGCTCGCGAACGAACGCGCGGACGACGCGGATGCCGGTGAGCTGCTCCCGCAGGATCTGGTTCACGCGGTCGATGCGCTTCTGCATCTGCGTGAACGCAGGCACCATACGCACGACGATGAGGCTCACGATGATCAGCAGCACCGGGATCGACACGGCCATCAGCCACGACAGCCCGGCATCCTGCTGCACGGCCATGATGACGCCGCCGATCGCGAGCATCGGCGCCGAGATCATGAGCGTCGCCGACACCTGCACCAGCATCTGCACCTGCTGCACGTCGTTCGTGTTGCGGGTGATCAGCGACGGCGCGCCGAACTGCCCCACCTCGCGCTGCGAGAACGCCACCACGCGGTGGAAGACGTCGCCGCGCAGGTCGCGGCCCATCCCCATCGCGAGCCGCGAGCCGAAGTAC is a window of Microbacterium terrae DNA encoding:
- a CDS encoding ABC transporter ATP-binding protein — its product is MLWKLLVRYLSPAWLLIVGVVVFQLAQSIASLWLPTLNADIIDEGVVTGDIPYIWQTGGVMLIVSLVQVVCSIVAVYFGSRLAMGMGRDLRGDVFHRVVAFSQREVGQFGAPSLITRNTNDVQQVQMLVQVSATLMISAPMLAIGGVIMAVQQDAGLSWLMAVSIPVLLIIVSLIVVRMVPAFTQMQKRIDRVNQILREQLTGIRVVRAFVREREERARFSQASDDVMDTALRAGNLMALMFPAVMLVMNVSSVAVIWFGAFQVQENGVQIGTLFAFLTYLMQILMGVMMATFMFVMIPRAAVCANRIGEVLDTDPSVTAPAEASALPVPAGRIEFDHVDFAYPGADDAVIHDLTFTVEPGTTTAVIGSTGAGKTTLIGLVPRLFDVTGGAVRLDGVDVRAYDPDDLWSRIGLVPQRAFLFSGTVASNLRYGDADATDEELWRSLELAQGRDFVEAMPEGLDAPIAQGGTNVSGGQRQRLAIARALAKRPEVYIFDDSFSALDLRTDAALRQALDTHLPDATKLVVAQRVSTIQHADQIVVLDHGRAVGIGTHDDLVETCETYREIVESQLAAEAAA